Proteins from a single region of Cystobacter fuscus DSM 2262:
- the manA gene encoding mannose-6-phosphate isomerase, class I, which yields MHLLDNVIQPYAWGSRTALAELLGQPAPSATPQAELWMGAHPGGPSRVGREGASRTLLELIRSAPERELGEGVTRRFGAELPFLFKVLAAETPLSLQTHPSLAQAREGFARENAQAIPLSAPHRNYKDANHKPELTCALTPFEALCGFRRADETLALFDALGVAALEPLLAPLRASPDARGVSRMFEALMTFPSERRASLVAGVVDACAAGLARPGPFHAEWRQAVRLGSLYPGDPGVVAALMLNLVRLQPGQAIYLPAGNLHAYLGGVAVELMANSDNVLRGGCTPKHVDVPELLRVLDFRCGPVDVLVARPREDGEAVYPTPSEEFRLSRFQLRPGAVSRPARRGPEILLCAEGSARLSLPGETLALPRGASVYVSAADGAYSLEGEGLVFRATAGL from the coding sequence CCCTCGCCGAGCTGCTCGGTCAGCCCGCGCCTTCCGCCACCCCCCAGGCCGAGCTGTGGATGGGCGCCCACCCCGGAGGCCCCTCGCGGGTGGGCCGGGAGGGGGCCTCCCGGACGTTGCTCGAGCTCATCCGCTCCGCGCCGGAGCGCGAGCTGGGCGAGGGGGTGACGCGCCGCTTCGGCGCCGAGCTGCCCTTCCTCTTCAAGGTGCTCGCGGCCGAGACGCCCCTGTCCCTGCAGACGCACCCGAGCCTCGCGCAGGCGCGTGAGGGCTTCGCGCGGGAGAACGCCCAGGCCATCCCCCTGAGCGCCCCCCACCGCAACTACAAGGACGCCAACCACAAGCCCGAGCTCACCTGCGCCCTGACGCCCTTCGAGGCCCTGTGTGGCTTCCGCCGCGCGGACGAGACGCTCGCGCTCTTCGACGCGCTCGGCGTGGCGGCGCTGGAGCCGCTGCTCGCTCCCCTGCGGGCCTCGCCGGACGCGCGCGGTGTCTCGCGCATGTTCGAGGCGCTGATGACGTTCCCGTCCGAGCGCCGTGCCTCGCTCGTGGCCGGGGTGGTCGACGCCTGCGCGGCGGGCCTCGCGCGACCCGGTCCCTTCCACGCGGAGTGGCGCCAGGCGGTGCGGCTCGGCTCGCTCTACCCGGGAGACCCCGGCGTCGTGGCCGCGCTGATGCTCAACCTCGTGCGGTTGCAACCCGGCCAGGCCATCTACCTGCCCGCGGGCAACCTCCACGCCTACCTCGGCGGGGTGGCCGTGGAGCTCATGGCCAACTCGGACAACGTGCTGCGCGGCGGCTGTACGCCCAAGCACGTGGATGTGCCGGAGCTCTTGCGCGTGCTGGACTTCCGGTGCGGCCCCGTCGACGTGCTCGTCGCGCGGCCCCGCGAGGACGGGGAGGCCGTCTACCCGACCCCCTCCGAGGAGTTCCGCCTCTCGCGCTTCCAGTTGCGGCCGGGCGCCGTCTCGCGTCCGGCGCGCCGGGGGCCGGAGATCCTCCTGTGCGCCGAGGGCTCCGCCCGGCTGAGCCTGCCGGGCGAGACGCTCGCGTTGCCGCGGGGCGCCTCGGTGTACGTGAGCGCGGCGGATGGCGCCTACTCGCTCGAGGGCGAGGGGCTCGTGTTCCGCGCCACCGCCGGGCTCTGA
- a CDS encoding ribbon-helix-helix domain-containing protein: MARKKISTTIYITPEQNEMLKALNQKTKVPVAEYIRQGIDLVLEKYKAQLPGQATFDELGTRS, translated from the coding sequence ATGGCCCGAAAGAAGATCAGCACGACCATCTACATCACGCCGGAGCAGAACGAGATGCTCAAGGCGTTGAACCAGAAGACGAAGGTTCCCGTGGCCGAGTACATCCGGCAGGGGATTGATCTCGTGCTGGAGAAGTACAAGGCGCAACTGCCGGGCCAGGCGACCTTCGACGAACTGGGGACGCGGTCATGA
- a CDS encoding UDP-glucuronic acid decarboxylase family protein: MKGQRVAVLGGAGFLGSHLCERLLEDGAARVVSVDNCLTGSERNVAHLRARAGFESLRQDITEGLSVEGPLDYVFNLASPASPIDYAKLPLETMRVGSVGTENGLKLAEVKGAVFLQASTSEIYGDPLVHPQREDYWGNVNSIGPRACYDEAKRYSEALTMVYARSRGVKTRIVRIFNTYGPRMRLNDGRVVPAFVGQALRGEDFTVFGDGTQTRSFCYVKDLIDGLVRLALSDVIEPVNIGNPREMTMREFAEAVRKAAGGGGKIVHLPLPKDDPKQRQPDITRAREWLGWEPRVSLEEGLRETISWFRKVAGQGSGS, from the coding sequence ATGAAGGGGCAGCGGGTGGCGGTGTTGGGTGGCGCGGGCTTCCTCGGCTCCCATCTGTGCGAGCGGCTGCTGGAGGATGGGGCGGCGCGCGTGGTGTCGGTGGACAACTGCCTCACGGGTTCCGAGCGCAACGTGGCCCACCTGAGGGCGCGCGCGGGCTTCGAGTCGCTGCGCCAGGACATCACCGAGGGCCTGTCCGTGGAGGGCCCGTTGGACTACGTCTTCAACCTGGCCTCGCCCGCCTCGCCCATCGACTACGCGAAGCTGCCGTTGGAGACGATGCGCGTGGGCTCGGTGGGCACGGAGAACGGGCTGAAGCTCGCCGAGGTCAAGGGCGCGGTGTTCCTCCAGGCCTCCACTTCGGAGATCTACGGGGATCCGCTCGTGCACCCCCAGCGCGAGGACTACTGGGGCAACGTGAACTCCATCGGCCCGCGCGCCTGCTACGACGAGGCCAAGCGCTACAGCGAGGCGCTCACCATGGTGTACGCGCGCTCGCGTGGGGTGAAGACGCGCATTGTCCGCATCTTCAATACCTACGGCCCGCGTATGCGACTCAACGACGGGCGCGTGGTGCCGGCGTTCGTGGGCCAGGCGCTGCGGGGCGAGGACTTCACCGTCTTTGGCGATGGCACCCAGACGCGCTCCTTCTGTTACGTGAAGGACCTCATCGACGGCCTGGTACGGCTGGCGCTCTCGGACGTCATCGAGCCGGTGAACATCGGCAACCCCCGGGAGATGACGATGCGGGAGTTCGCCGAGGCGGTGCGCAAGGCGGCGGGCGGAGGCGGGAAGATCGTCCACCTGCCGCTGCCCAAGGACGATCCCAAGCAGCGCCAGCCGGACATCACCCGGGCGCGGGAGTGGCTCGGGTGGGAGCCTCGCGTCAGCTTGGAAGAAGGTCTGCGGGAGACCATCTCCTGGTTCCGGAAGGTTGCCGGCCAGGGGTCGGGCTCCTAA
- a CDS encoding SDR family oxidoreductase translates to MKVLVTGGAGFIGSHVCDAFVRSGHEVIALDNLSSGKKENLDPRVRLEVTDIRSPEAAQLVRSERPQILCHLAAQMDVRRSVEDPRFDAEANILGFLNLLEASRVAGVQKVVFSSTGGAIYGEQDVFPAPESHATRPISPYGVSKAAGELYLNYYKAQYGLKYVALRYANVYGPRQNPHGEAGVVSIFSTRLLAGQDCTIYGEGKQTRDFVYVEDVARANLLAAEKDYSGPINIGTGVETDINRLFSLLAQAAGSPKAAGHAPGRPGEQMRSCVDNRLAREVLGWQPTVDLAEGTRRTVAFFREKAGR, encoded by the coding sequence GTGAAAGTCCTGGTGACGGGTGGAGCGGGCTTCATCGGCTCGCACGTGTGTGACGCGTTCGTCCGTTCGGGCCATGAGGTCATCGCCCTGGACAACCTGTCGAGCGGCAAGAAGGAGAACCTGGATCCGCGTGTGCGGCTGGAGGTGACGGACATCCGCAGCCCGGAGGCCGCGCAGCTCGTGCGCTCCGAGCGTCCGCAGATCCTCTGCCACCTGGCGGCGCAGATGGACGTGCGCCGCAGCGTGGAGGATCCCCGCTTCGACGCGGAGGCCAACATCCTCGGCTTCCTCAACCTGCTGGAGGCCTCGCGCGTGGCGGGCGTGCAGAAGGTGGTGTTCAGCTCGACGGGTGGGGCCATCTACGGCGAGCAGGACGTCTTCCCGGCGCCCGAGTCCCATGCCACCCGGCCGATTTCTCCCTACGGCGTGTCCAAGGCCGCGGGTGAGCTGTACCTCAACTATTACAAGGCCCAGTACGGGCTGAAGTACGTGGCGCTGCGCTACGCCAACGTGTACGGCCCGCGGCAGAACCCGCACGGCGAGGCCGGCGTGGTGTCCATCTTCAGCACGCGGCTGCTCGCCGGCCAGGACTGCACCATCTACGGTGAGGGCAAGCAGACGCGCGACTTCGTCTACGTGGAGGACGTGGCGCGCGCCAACCTGCTCGCGGCGGAGAAGGACTACTCGGGCCCCATCAACATCGGCACCGGCGTGGAGACGGACATCAACCGCCTCTTCAGCCTGCTGGCCCAGGCGGCCGGCTCCCCCAAGGCCGCGGGACATGCCCCGGGCCGGCCCGGCGAGCAGATGCGCTCGTGCGTGGACAACCGGCTCGCCCGGGAAGTGCTCGGCTGGCAGCCCACGGTGGACCTGGCCGAGGGTACCCGGCGCACCGTCGCCTTCTTCCGCGAGAAGGCCGGGCGCTGA
- a CDS encoding SRPBCC family protein: MLKKILLGLAVVIVALCGFIATRPSTYSVQRSATFKAPPDIAFALVNDFHQWGGWLPWGALDPSQKTTFEGAPMGVGARYGWSGNDEVGEGRMLIEESKPNELVRIQLEFIRPFASTSRTTFTFKPAAEGVQVTWEMSGEDDFMGKAFCLVVDRDAMLGKDFDKGLAAMKTLAEAEAGKRAEAAKLAAEKAAAPVEAPPAAEGGQAVAAPTP; this comes from the coding sequence GTGCTCAAGAAGATCCTCCTGGGTCTGGCTGTCGTCATCGTCGCGCTGTGCGGCTTCATCGCCACGCGTCCGTCCACCTACTCCGTCCAGCGCTCCGCGACGTTCAAGGCGCCGCCGGACATCGCCTTCGCGCTGGTGAATGACTTCCACCAGTGGGGCGGGTGGTTGCCGTGGGGCGCGCTGGACCCGAGCCAGAAGACGACGTTCGAGGGCGCGCCCATGGGCGTGGGGGCGCGCTACGGCTGGTCCGGCAATGATGAGGTGGGCGAGGGTCGGATGCTCATCGAGGAGAGCAAGCCGAACGAGCTGGTGCGCATCCAGTTGGAGTTCATCCGCCCCTTCGCGTCCACCAGCCGCACCACCTTCACGTTCAAGCCGGCGGCCGAGGGCGTGCAGGTGACGTGGGAGATGAGTGGCGAGGACGACTTCATGGGCAAGGCCTTCTGCCTCGTCGTCGATCGGGACGCCATGCTCGGCAAGGACTTCGACAAGGGCCTGGCGGCCATGAAGACGCTGGCGGAGGCCGAGGCTGGCAAGCGCGCCGAGGCGGCGAAGCTGGCGGCCGAGAAGGCGGCGGCCCCGGTCGAGGCTCCTCCGGCCGCCGAGGGGGGGCAGGCCGTCGCGGCTCCCACGCCCTAG
- the lepA gene encoding translation elongation factor 4 — MSSENAHIRNFSIIAHIDHGKSTLADRLLDATGTVTKREAQDQFLDNMELERERGITIKAQSVRMNYTAKDGQKYVLNLIDTPGHVDFAYEVSRSLAACEGALLVVDASQGVEAQTLANVYMALDHNLEIIPVINKIDLPSADVERTRTEIEDVIGIDGSSAVPASAKEGIGIKDILEAVVKTVPPPAGDPAAPLRALIFDSWYDNYRGVVTLVRVLEGTLKLKQKIKLWSNNKVFEVQELGVFSPFSRPVQQLIAGEVGVLVANVKELQDAKVGDTVTEELRPTDAPFPGFKEVKPMVFSGIFPVDSEQYEGLRDALGKLKLNDAAFTYEPESSTALGFGFRCGYLGLLHMEIVQERLEREYNLSLITTAPSVVYRITDSQGAVTHVDNPAKLPPVQKIAKFEEPVLTCHIHVPNDYLGAVLKLCQDRRGVQKDMKYLGTSGTRVQVTYEMPLAEVVFDFFDKLKSVTRGYASLDYELAGYVEADLVRLDILINGDPVDALSVIVHKERAYQRGREVCQKLKEVIPKQMYEVAIQGAIGAKIISRETISAIRKNVLAKCYGGDISRKRKLLEKQKEGKKRMKQVGSVEIPQEAFLAVLKTEE, encoded by the coding sequence ATGTCGTCCGAAAACGCCCACATCCGCAACTTCTCGATCATCGCGCACATCGACCACGGCAAGTCCACCCTGGCCGATCGCTTGCTCGACGCCACCGGCACGGTGACGAAGCGCGAGGCGCAGGACCAGTTCCTCGACAACATGGAGCTGGAGCGCGAGCGGGGCATCACCATCAAGGCCCAGTCGGTGCGGATGAACTACACCGCCAAAGACGGCCAGAAGTATGTCCTCAACCTCATCGACACCCCGGGACACGTCGACTTCGCCTACGAGGTGAGCCGCTCGCTCGCCGCGTGCGAGGGCGCCCTCCTGGTGGTGGACGCCTCCCAGGGCGTCGAGGCCCAGACGCTCGCCAACGTCTACATGGCGTTGGACCACAACCTGGAGATCATCCCGGTCATCAACAAGATCGACTTGCCGAGCGCCGACGTGGAGCGCACGCGCACGGAGATCGAGGACGTGATCGGCATCGACGGCTCCAGCGCCGTGCCGGCCTCCGCCAAGGAGGGCATCGGCATCAAGGACATCCTCGAGGCGGTGGTGAAGACCGTGCCGCCCCCCGCGGGAGATCCGGCCGCTCCGCTGCGCGCGCTCATCTTCGACAGCTGGTACGACAACTACCGCGGCGTGGTGACGCTGGTGCGCGTGCTCGAGGGCACGCTCAAGCTCAAGCAGAAGATCAAGCTGTGGAGCAACAACAAGGTCTTCGAGGTGCAGGAGCTGGGCGTCTTCAGCCCGTTCTCCCGCCCGGTGCAGCAGCTCATCGCGGGCGAGGTGGGCGTGCTCGTGGCCAACGTGAAGGAGCTGCAGGACGCCAAGGTGGGTGACACCGTGACGGAGGAGCTGCGCCCCACGGACGCGCCCTTCCCGGGCTTCAAGGAAGTCAAGCCCATGGTGTTCTCCGGCATCTTCCCGGTGGACTCCGAGCAGTACGAGGGCCTGCGCGACGCGCTCGGCAAGCTCAAGCTCAACGACGCGGCCTTCACCTACGAGCCCGAGTCCTCCACGGCGCTCGGCTTCGGCTTCCGCTGCGGCTACCTGGGCCTGCTCCACATGGAGATCGTCCAGGAGCGTCTGGAGCGCGAGTACAACCTGTCGCTCATCACCACGGCGCCCTCGGTGGTCTACCGCATCACCGACTCGCAGGGCGCGGTGACGCACGTGGACAACCCGGCCAAGCTGCCGCCGGTGCAGAAGATCGCCAAGTTCGAGGAGCCCGTCCTCACCTGTCACATCCACGTGCCCAACGACTACCTGGGCGCGGTGCTCAAGCTGTGCCAGGACCGGCGAGGCGTGCAGAAGGACATGAAGTACCTGGGCACCAGCGGCACGCGCGTGCAGGTGACGTACGAGATGCCGCTCGCCGAGGTCGTCTTCGACTTCTTCGACAAGCTCAAGAGCGTCACGCGCGGCTACGCCAGCCTCGACTACGAGCTGGCCGGCTACGTGGAGGCGGACCTGGTGCGCCTGGACATCCTCATCAACGGGGACCCCGTGGACGCGCTCAGCGTCATCGTCCACAAGGAGCGCGCCTACCAGCGTGGCCGCGAGGTGTGCCAGAAGCTCAAGGAAGTCATTCCCAAGCAGATGTACGAGGTGGCCATCCAGGGGGCCATCGGCGCGAAGATCATCTCGCGCGAGACCATCTCCGCCATCCGCAAGAACGTGCTCGCCAAGTGCTACGGCGGTGACATCAGCCGCAAGCGCAAGCTGCTGGAGAAGCAGAAGGAGGGCAAGAAGCGCATGAAGCAGGTGGGCTCGGTGGAGATCCCGCAGGAGGCCTTCCTCGCGGTGCTCAAGACGGAGGAATAG
- the lepB gene encoding signal peptidase I: protein MSLSATSPTGFEATLSARQSPEHLRASRALLWRERLTSLWAPLVVIGLAYIPYLVLIEFVPESAVWSQPLMQALAGGMLLYFLGLLLWRLTVPRARVLRALRSEARELLDEVARIHKRVPGKISAEASVRLAEQAMQVEAAIVSGEVPRLEQETRAFDALATQLLGVWRKQDTWEVISGFAKAFAVAVVIRVFIIEPYRIPSGSMLPTLEIGDQVFINKYIYGVRLPYTNYVPFQIVRAPARGDVIVFNNPVQTDVDFIKRVVGVPGDTVELVDGEVRINGVPQERTLVDADLIVYNKHDALGWFPEHRRLYEENLSGKRHAVLQDAPAARTPHEGPYVVPEGQVFVMGDNRENSSDSRYGLGTGLGVAFVPYGHIKGKAMVIWMALGHGGWLSGLFDGTGLRTDRLFTPVR from the coding sequence ATGTCCCTCAGCGCCACCTCACCGACCGGCTTCGAGGCCACCCTGTCCGCCCGCCAGAGTCCCGAGCACCTCAGGGCGAGCCGCGCGCTCTTGTGGCGCGAGCGGCTCACCAGCCTGTGGGCGCCCCTGGTGGTGATCGGCCTGGCGTACATTCCCTACCTGGTGCTCATCGAGTTCGTGCCCGAGTCCGCCGTGTGGAGCCAGCCGCTCATGCAGGCGCTGGCGGGGGGCATGCTGCTGTACTTCCTGGGGCTCTTGCTCTGGCGCCTGACGGTGCCCCGGGCCCGGGTGCTGCGCGCGCTGCGCAGCGAGGCGCGCGAGCTGCTCGACGAGGTGGCGCGCATCCACAAGCGCGTGCCGGGGAAGATCTCCGCCGAGGCGTCCGTGCGGCTCGCCGAGCAGGCGATGCAGGTGGAGGCCGCCATCGTCTCCGGCGAGGTGCCGCGCCTGGAGCAGGAGACGCGGGCGTTCGACGCGCTCGCCACCCAGCTGCTCGGGGTCTGGCGCAAGCAGGACACCTGGGAGGTGATCTCCGGCTTCGCCAAGGCGTTCGCGGTGGCGGTCGTCATCCGCGTCTTCATCATCGAGCCCTACCGCATCCCCTCTGGCTCCATGCTGCCGACGCTGGAGATCGGCGATCAGGTCTTCATCAACAAGTACATCTACGGCGTGCGGTTGCCGTACACCAACTACGTGCCGTTCCAGATCGTCCGCGCCCCGGCGCGCGGGGACGTCATCGTCTTCAACAACCCCGTGCAGACGGACGTGGACTTCATCAAGCGCGTGGTGGGCGTGCCCGGCGACACCGTGGAGCTCGTCGACGGCGAGGTGCGCATCAACGGCGTGCCGCAGGAGCGCACGTTGGTGGACGCGGATCTCATCGTCTACAACAAGCACGACGCCCTGGGCTGGTTCCCCGAGCACCGCCGGCTCTACGAGGAGAACCTGTCGGGCAAGCGGCACGCCGTGCTCCAGGACGCTCCGGCCGCCCGCACGCCGCACGAGGGGCCCTACGTCGTCCCCGAGGGCCAGGTTTTCGTCATGGGTGACAATCGGGAAAACAGTTCCGACAGCCGCTACGGCCTGGGCACCGGCCTGGGCGTGGCGTTCGTCCCCTACGGCCACATCAAGGGCAAGGCCATGGTCATCTGGATGGCGCTCGGCCACGGGGGCTGGTTGAGCGGCTTGTTCGATGGAACCGGCTTGCGCACGGATCGCCTCTTCACGCCGGTGCGCTGA
- a CDS encoding aspartate carbamoyltransferase catalytic subunit yields MRHLLGIEGLRRSDIEALLDRAEAHLHGSPDASHVLRGKVVANLFFEDSTRTRTSFEMAAHALGAEVLNWTMAGSSVSKGETLLDTARNIEATGPVALIIRHRSSGAPHLVARHVRCAVVNAGDGTHEHPSQGLLDAFTLRRRWGKLDGRTVLIIGDVLHSRVARSNLHCLTALGAKVVLCGPPTLLPPGLEALGARVTSRLDDVLPEADAVMCLRVQSERQSESFFPSAREFSRLFGLNAARAERLKPEALVLHPGPMNRGVEIAPAVADGPHSVILDQVAHGVAVRRAVLEVVCR; encoded by the coding sequence ATGCGTCATCTGTTGGGAATCGAGGGCTTGCGTCGCTCGGACATCGAGGCGCTGCTCGATCGGGCCGAGGCCCACCTGCATGGTAGTCCCGACGCCTCGCATGTGCTCCGGGGCAAGGTGGTGGCCAACCTCTTCTTCGAGGACTCCACCCGGACTCGCACCTCCTTCGAGATGGCCGCTCACGCGCTCGGGGCCGAGGTGCTCAACTGGACGATGGCGGGCTCGTCCGTGTCCAAGGGCGAGACGCTCCTGGACACCGCGCGCAACATCGAGGCCACCGGCCCCGTGGCGCTCATCATCCGCCACCGCTCCTCGGGCGCGCCCCACCTGGTGGCCCGGCACGTGCGCTGCGCCGTCGTCAACGCGGGGGACGGCACCCACGAGCACCCCTCGCAGGGCCTGCTGGACGCCTTCACGCTGCGCCGGCGCTGGGGAAAGCTCGACGGGCGCACGGTGCTCATCATCGGCGACGTCCTCCACAGCCGCGTGGCGCGCTCCAACCTGCACTGCCTCACCGCGCTGGGCGCGAAGGTGGTGCTGTGCGGCCCGCCCACGCTCCTGCCCCCGGGGCTCGAGGCGCTCGGAGCCCGCGTCACCTCGCGCCTGGACGACGTGCTGCCCGAGGCGGACGCCGTCATGTGCCTGCGCGTGCAGTCCGAGCGCCAGAGCGAGAGCTTCTTTCCCTCGGCGCGTGAGTTCTCCCGGCTGTTCGGGCTCAACGCCGCCCGCGCCGAGCGGCTCAAGCCGGAGGCGCTCGTGCTGCACCCCGGCCCCATGAATCGCGGGGTGGAGATCGCTCCCGCCGTGGCCGATGGTCCCCACAGCGTCATCCTCGATCAGGTGGCGCACGGGGTGGCCGTGCGCCGTGCCGTCCTGGAGGTGGTGTGCCGATGA
- a CDS encoding dihydroorotase, whose amino-acid sequence MKPTTVLLRRGRVIDPRHGVDGVRDVLVRDGVVAEVSEAPIEAPPDAQVVDAQGRWVLPGFIDLHVHLREPGEEGKETVLTGSRSAVAGGFTAVVAMPNTKPVNDSVLVTEYVKAKAREAGLCRVYLAGAITKGLQGEEMAEMGALVAAGCVCITDDGRPVMNAGLMRRALQYATQFDLPVMVHEEDLTLSGKGVMHEGPTSTRLGLIGIPPSAEVAMVARDLVLLEETRGRLHVAHVSCEGSVRLIREAKRRGLRVTAEATPHHFTLEDEAVGDYDTHARMNPPLRTRQDVLAVREALADGTIDAIATDHAPHGVLEKQVEFDKAWNGVVGLETALGLTLAAVREGALSLTRAVALLSDGPARAFGLPGGHLAVGAPADITVVEPDVEWTVDATRFFSRSRNTPFHGRRLTGRVAQTWVGGRLVFENGQTKESRS is encoded by the coding sequence ATGAAGCCGACGACAGTGCTGCTGCGCCGCGGACGCGTCATCGATCCGCGCCACGGCGTGGATGGGGTGCGGGACGTGCTGGTGCGCGACGGGGTGGTGGCCGAGGTGTCCGAGGCCCCGATTGAAGCGCCGCCGGATGCCCAGGTGGTGGACGCCCAGGGCCGGTGGGTGCTGCCGGGCTTCATCGACTTGCACGTGCACCTGCGCGAGCCGGGCGAGGAGGGCAAGGAGACGGTGCTCACCGGGAGCCGCTCGGCGGTGGCCGGTGGCTTCACCGCGGTGGTGGCGATGCCCAACACCAAGCCCGTCAACGACAGCGTGCTCGTCACCGAGTACGTGAAGGCCAAGGCGCGCGAAGCGGGGCTGTGCCGGGTGTACCTGGCGGGCGCCATCACCAAGGGCCTGCAGGGCGAGGAGATGGCGGAGATGGGGGCGCTCGTGGCCGCCGGCTGCGTGTGCATCACCGACGACGGCCGCCCGGTGATGAACGCCGGCCTCATGCGCCGCGCGCTCCAGTACGCCACCCAGTTCGACCTGCCCGTCATGGTGCACGAGGAGGACCTGACGCTGTCGGGCAAGGGGGTCATGCACGAGGGCCCCACCTCCACGCGCCTGGGGCTCATCGGCATTCCGCCCTCGGCCGAGGTGGCCATGGTGGCGAGGGATCTCGTGCTGCTGGAGGAGACGCGCGGCCGACTGCACGTGGCCCACGTGTCGTGCGAGGGGAGCGTGCGGCTCATCCGCGAGGCCAAGCGCCGGGGCCTGCGCGTCACCGCCGAGGCCACCCCGCACCACTTCACGCTGGAGGACGAGGCGGTGGGGGACTACGACACCCACGCCCGGATGAATCCGCCCCTGCGCACCCGCCAGGACGTGCTGGCCGTGCGCGAGGCTCTCGCGGATGGAACGATCGACGCCATCGCCACGGATCACGCGCCCCATGGGGTGCTGGAGAAGCAGGTGGAGTTCGACAAGGCGTGGAATGGCGTGGTGGGACTGGAGACCGCCCTGGGTCTCACCCTGGCGGCGGTGCGCGAGGGCGCGCTGAGCCTGACGCGGGCCGTGGCCCTCTTGTCGGATGGGCCGGCGAGGGCATTCGGCCTGCCGGGCGGCCATCTGGCCGTCGGGGCTCCGGCGGACATCACGGTAGTGGAGCCAGACGTGGAGTGGACGGTGGATGCGACGCGGTTCTTCTCCCGCAGCCGCAACACCCCCTTCCATGGCCGGCGTTTGACGGGCCGGGTCGCCCAGACGTGGGTGGGTGGCCGGCTGGTCTTCGAGAACGGGCAGACGAAGGAGTCCAGGTCATGA
- the carA gene encoding glutamine-hydrolyzing carbamoyl-phosphate synthase small subunit: protein MKRAVLALADGTTFEGRALGASGETVGEVVFNTSMTGYQEILTDPSYVGQIVTMAYPEMGNVGANPGDEESPKPHAVGMVVRNASAQQSNWRAQETLDAYLKRHGIVGIEGLDTRRLVRHLRINGAQMGVVSTEGHSANALVERARNARGMEGMDLATGVSCAEPYLFTTPSPTLLGEEPRPVVEPRFDVVAYDYGLKRSMLHYLVDVGCRVKVVPAGTTAEQVLADKPHGVFLANGPGDPAAVKGADKVVASLLGKVPVFGICLGHQILALALGGRTYKMKFGHRGANQPVKDLLTGKVEITSQNHGFAVDDASVKGRATVSHLNLNDGTVEGLNVPDARAFSVQYHPEASPGPHDARYLFTRFAKLMAGE from the coding sequence ATGAAGAGGGCCGTGCTGGCGTTGGCGGATGGCACCACCTTCGAGGGTCGCGCGCTGGGCGCGTCCGGCGAGACGGTGGGTGAAGTGGTGTTCAACACGTCGATGACCGGCTACCAGGAGATCCTCACCGACCCCTCCTATGTCGGGCAGATCGTCACCATGGCGTACCCGGAGATGGGCAACGTGGGCGCCAACCCCGGCGACGAGGAGTCACCCAAGCCGCACGCGGTGGGCATGGTGGTGCGCAACGCCTCGGCACAGCAGTCCAACTGGCGCGCCCAGGAGACGCTCGACGCCTACCTCAAGCGCCACGGGATTGTGGGCATCGAGGGGCTCGACACCCGCAGGCTCGTGCGCCACCTGCGCATCAACGGCGCGCAGATGGGCGTCGTCTCCACGGAAGGCCACTCGGCCAACGCCCTGGTGGAGCGCGCCCGCAACGCCCGGGGCATGGAGGGCATGGACCTGGCCACCGGCGTGTCCTGCGCCGAGCCCTACCTCTTCACCACCCCGTCTCCCACGCTGCTCGGCGAGGAGCCGCGCCCCGTCGTCGAGCCGCGCTTCGACGTGGTGGCCTACGACTACGGCCTCAAGCGCTCCATGCTCCACTACCTGGTGGACGTGGGGTGCCGGGTGAAGGTGGTGCCCGCGGGGACCACCGCCGAGCAGGTGCTCGCCGACAAGCCCCATGGCGTCTTCCTCGCCAACGGCCCCGGGGATCCGGCGGCGGTGAAGGGCGCGGACAAGGTGGTCGCCTCGCTGCTCGGCAAGGTGCCGGTGTTCGGCATCTGCCTGGGCCATCAGATCCTCGCCCTGGCGCTGGGCGGGCGCACCTACAAGATGAAGTTCGGCCACCGGGGCGCCAACCAGCCGGTGAAGGATCTGCTCACGGGCAAGGTGGAAATCACCAGTCAGAATCATGGTTTCGCCGTGGATGACGCCAGCGTGAAGGGCAGGGCGACGGTGAGCCACCTCAACCTCAACGACGGCACCGTGGAGGGCCTGAACGTGCCGGACGCCCGGGCGTTCAGCGTCCAGTACCACCCGGAAGCCTCTCCGGGGCCCCATGACGCCCGCTACCTCTTCACCCGCTTCGCGAAGCTGATGGCCGGAGAGTAG